In a single window of the Pieris rapae chromosome 9, ilPieRapa1.1, whole genome shotgun sequence genome:
- the LOC123689430 gene encoding uncharacterized protein LOC123689430 — protein sequence MDNQYYYKLMASYLSKRNCDESFMRYFFGKNATKKTPEELERADERKRRLQRERSRRYRALKNARRQNENSRDSNENESARSKSRTLSVDEEVSDCDESPTLCDLRELHYGEAWREPASSDCASDDNSAHSVLDHTPPANLSLDLKEFLSSNTELDYPTVHSLMFHWLQT from the coding sequence ATGGACAATCAATATTACTACAAGCTGATGGCGAGTTATTTATCTAAACGAAACTGCGACGAGTCATTTATGAGGTATTTCTTCGGTAAGAATGCAACAAAGAAGACACCTGAAGAGTTGGAACGGGCCGATGAAAGAAAAAGACGTTTGCAGAGGGAGAGGTCGAGACGGTATCGCGCCTTGAAAAATGCCCGCCGTCAAAACGAAAACAGTCGAGATAGTAATGAAAATGAATCTGCAAGGAGCAAGTCACGAACTCTTTCTGTGGACGAAGAGGTGAGCGATTGTGATGAGTCGCCAACACTGTGCGACCTACGTGAGTTACACTATGGTGAAGCATGGCGAGAGCCAGCTTCCTCTGATTGCGCTTCAGATGATAACTCTGCGCATTCCGTGCTCGATCACACGCCTCCAGCCAACCTCTCACTTGACTTAAAAGAGTTTCTCAGTTCCAACACTGAGTTAGACTATCCTACTGTACACAGCCTTATGTTTCACTGGCTTCAGACGTAG
- the LOC111003674 gene encoding chitinase-3-like protein 1 yields the protein MKETWKKILDYKNDGNLIVLSTYKELEKEDNKNSKCFRYYRCVSIILWLIILSLITVVVLKRQDPLIDIVYVDNEKNDISHDKVVSCYYNTPANDDASQLLPSNINPHLCTHINVAFAQVKNKQIFLTDLQIKTIADVLQIKNKNPNLKVLLSVGGAGNNEGFSDVVVNHIARKEFIKSIKYTLRNYTLDGIDLDWEFPALHQYSRDAGKRERQHFSQLLREIRMEYIREKRNYLLTVALAAPQIIVDVAYDVDQINLYVDYANIMTYDFHYYTQYTPFTGLNSPLYARNSEYFYMGTLNINYTIQMYLSKGLNQSKIVVGIPTYGHSFSLVNEDNADIGSPASGYGHVGGSGFVSYPEVCDFLKVNSNVSIVEEKNAKVSYLHKQSEWISFDSPQSVTSKAEYIKQLKLRGAMIYSLNSDDYKGLCGKILFSNVTDNFPLSASIRNIILT from the coding sequence ATGAAAGAAACGTGGAAAAAAATCTTGGACTACAAGAATGATGGGAATTTAATAGTACTAAGTACGTATAAAGAATTGGAGAAAGAagataacaaaaatagtaaatgttTTAGGTATTATAGATGTGTGAGTATAATACTatggttaataattttatcactaATAACTGTAGTTGTTCTAAAGAGACAAGACCCACTTATTGATATTGTGTATGttgataatgaaaaaaatgatataagtCATGATAAAGTGGTATCATGCTACTATAATACTCCTGCTAATGATGATGCCTCTCAGTTGCTACCCTCCAACATCAACCCTCACCTGTGTACTCACATCAATGTTGCCTTTGCACAggtcaaaaataaacaaatttttttaactgatttgcaaattaaaactatagcAGATGtcctacaaataaaaaacaaaaatccaaatttaaaagttttgctGTCTGTTGGGGGAGCTGGAAATAATGAAGGATTTTCAGATGTAGTAGTAAATCACATAGCTAGAAAAGAGTTTATAAAGTCtataaaatacacattaaGAAATTATACTTTAGATGGTATAGATTTAGACTGGGAATTTCCTGCCCTTCATCAATATAGCAGAGATGCAGGCAAGAGAGAAAGGCAACACTTCTCACAGTTGCTGCGAGAAATAAGGATGGAGTATATTAGAGAAAAAAGGAATTACTTGCTCACAGTTGCTTTAGCTGCGCCTCAGATAATTGTTGATGTGGCATATGATGTCGATCAAATCAACTTGTATGTGGATTATGCAAACATAATGACCTATGactttcattattatacaCAGTATACGCCATTCACAGGACTGAATTCACCATTATATGCTAGAAATTCTGAGTATTTCTACATGGGGACTCTTAATATTAACTATACAATACAAATGTATCTTAGTAAAGGTTTAAATCAAAGTAAGATTGTTGTGGGTATACCAACTTATGGCCACAGCTTTAGCTTAGTAAATGAAGATAATGCTGACATTGGGAGCCCAGCATCAGGATATGGTCATGTTGGTGGTTCAGGATTTGTAAGTTATCCTGAAgtttgtgattttttaaaagtcaatAGCAATGTCAGTATAGTAGAAGAGAAAAATGCAAAAGtttcatatttacataaacaatCAGAATGGATTTCTTTTGACAGCCCTCAAAGTGTTACAAGTAAAGCTGAATACATAAAACAGCTCAAGCTGAGAGGAGCCATGATCTATTCACTGAACTCCGATGACTATAAAGGACTCTGTGGGAAAATACTTTTCAGCAATGTAACTGATAACTTTCCCTTGTCTGCGtcaattagaaatattatcCTAACATGA
- the LOC111003687 gene encoding blastoderm-specific protein 25D isoform X1: MDGVSMNHYEKQLYSVFKTFDINNEEALDRSAVLELCDALQLEDRGATLVDTLFDGRHDRVTFTHFRNGLLSVLGGEGPSPAPSTRPAVSTPPQSDDDSSGREVAPKFTFGLKKYGRRSRPQRIDSNVSPRHRVASESRLDVERSKQRMKCKRSSSAMESRIDLRLDDEDAPKLDHEQRVDTDRALKLCQSLEMHGVNRKLIQQVFDSSKTDEMSLGEFFDRLNVSLQTTIDSSLNESISDVSTCIDNDTVPSDVIVEAWERAGVQKPRRLLQELGFTIAAIEPRDLEQSLDEEIQALGFPSEISEPRSLLLLASNTLSRLQIERIRSKFEMVVAERNKLRSDLSEANRRARMLAQDVDENHAQIEAELKNRMKAMELKHAEMSRLAAEEAAAERERASRESSRLAADIARRVDLEAQLRIDLATRTQRCQDLEERISECENRHNEIEREGARALEEARVAAQREAERAEREHAAAEQCAERLAELRADNARLRDRVDELAAALEAAARAPRPSSAPTSPLTLNTLQRECSVEDGHIEMRRPSQELLGELKMLSTENASCEHCCGQWERVGALCAVPSAPDDELAQLRASHEAEISNLKSIITELEGSLDAMRGEYERCEEYWAARLQRERDEQRAADELLAELADKVAAYERQFASSSRVAPPALPAVPETVLEDQYAQLEAEMQQLREETDARLARQAEDLSQKSQRIEELQQCADQLQQQLQRPRPRPCTDLDVQRYQPACGCGGATAGAALRARAARAERAAQRLHARLAAADLLVKDLYIENCRLAHLPHLPPLPPLPRLP; this comes from the exons ATGGATGGTGTCTCCATGAATCACTATGAAAAACAGCTGTACAGTGTGTTCAAAACCTTCGACATAAATAACGAAGAAGCCTTAGATAGATCTGCTGTTCTTGAGTTATGTGACGCGTTACAGCTTGAGGATCGAGGAGCTACACTAGTTGACACGCTATTCGACGGGCGGCATGACCGTGTCACCTTCACTCACTTTCGCAACGGGCTACTCTCTGTACTTGGCGGCGAGGGTCCTTCACCGGCACCCAGCACCCGACCAGCAGTATCTACACCACCGCAAAGTGACGACGATTCTTCAGGCCGAGAAGTTGCTCCGAAATTCACCTTTGGATTGAAAAAATATGGTCGTCGATCGCGACCACAACGGATAGATTCAAACGTGTCTCCGCGACATCGTGTGGCTTCCGAGTCGCGTTTAGATGTCGAACGTTCTAAACAACGTATGAAGTGTAAACGAAGCTCTTCAGCTATGGAAAGTCGCATTGACTTACGTCTCGATGATGAAGACGCTCCAAAGCTGGACCATGAGCAGCGCGTCGACACAGATCGAGCTCTAAAGCTTTGCCAAAGCTTGGAAATGCATGGTGTGAATAGAAAGCTTATTCAACAAGTATTTGATTCATCAAAAACTGATGAAATGAGTTTAGGTGAATTTTTTGATAGACTTAATGTATCTCTCCAGACAACAATTGATAGTAGCCTTAATGAAAGTATTTCTGATGTAAGCACATGTATAGATAATGATACTGTCCCTAGTGATGTAATTGTAGAGGCCTGGGAGAGAGCAGGAGTTCAGAAGCCTAGAAGACTGCTTCAAGAATTAGGCTTCACAATAGCTGCTATTGAACCCAGAGATCTTGAACAATCACTTGATGAAGAAATACAAGCTTTGGGATTCCCATCAGAGATTTCAGAACCACGatctttattgttattagCTTCCAATACATTGAGCAGACTTCAAATAGAAAGAATTCGTAGTAAATTTGAAATGGTTGTTGCTGAACGCAACAAACTGAGATCTGACCTTTCGGAAGCTAATCGGCGAGCAAGGATGTTAGCACAAGATGTTGATGAGAACCATGCGCAGATAGAAGCAGAGCTAAAAAATAGAATGAAGGCAATGGAATTGAAACACGCTGAAATGTCGCGATTGGCTGCTGAAGAAGCTGCAGCAGAGCGCGAACGGGCATCACGCGAGTCCAGTCGTCTGGCTGCAGATATCGCGCGCCGCGTTGATCTCGAGGCACAGCTGCGGATAGATCTAGCAACCCGCACACAACGTTGCCAAGATCTGGAG GAACGAATCAGTGAGTGTGAAAATCGTCATAATGAAATCGAGCGTGAAGGAGCCCGAGCATTGGAAGAAGCCCGAGTTGCCGCCCAACGCGAAGCGGAACGCGCAGAGAGAGAACACGCTGCCGCCGAGCAGTGTGCTGAACGTCTTGCTGAACTGCGTGCCGACAACGCTCGCCTTAGAGACCGTGTCGACGAGTTGGCTGCCGCGCTTGAGGCTGCTGCCCGTGCCCCCCGCCCATCATCAGCTCCTACCAGTCCTTTAACCCTCAATACGCTTCAG cgTGAATGCTCAGTTGAGGATGGACATATAGAAATGCGTAGGCCATCTCAGGAGCTTCTAGGTGAACTCAAGATGTTGTCTACAGAAAATGCAAGCTGTGAGCATTGTTGTGGGCAGTGGGAGAGAGTGGGAGCACTATGCGCGGTCCCAAGTGCCCCAGATGATGAACTGGCCCAACTGAGGGCATCACATGAGGCTGAAATATCGAATCTCAAGAGTATAATCAC GGAGCTGGAAGGTAGCTTGGATGCGATGCGCGGTGAGTACGAGCGCTGCGAAGAATATTGGGCAGCGAGGCTGCAGCGCGAACGGGACGAACAGCGCGCTGCTGATGAACTGCTGGCGGAGTTGGCGGATAAGGTGGCGGCCTATGAGCGCCAGTTCGCGTCTTCGTCGCGCGTAGCGCCACCGGCTCTGCCGGCCGTGCCAGAGACAGTACTGGAAGACCAGTACGCACAGCTGGAGGCCGAGATGCAACAGCTGCGGGAGGAGACCGATGCTCGCCTTGCGCGACAG GCAGAAGATCTATCGCAGAAATCCCAGCGCATAGAGGAGTTGCAGCAGTGTGCTGATCAGCTCCAACAGCAGCTGCAGAGACCACGCCCCAGACCCTGCACTGACCTTGACGTGCAGCGGTACCAGCCG GCGTGTGGATGCGGTGGAGCAACGGCAGGAGCGGCTTTACGGGCGCGAGCAGCACGGGCAGAACGGGCAGCGCAGAGGCTCCACGCGCGCCTCGCCGCCGCCGACCTGCTTGTCAAAGACCTGTACATCGAAAACTGCCGCTTGGCGCATCTGCCCCATCTGCCCCCCCTTCCTCCCCTGCCCCGCTTGCCCTGA
- the LOC111003687 gene encoding blastoderm-specific protein 25D isoform X2 — protein MDGVSMNHYEKQLYSVFKTFDINNEEALDRSAVLELCDALQLEDRGATLVDTLFDGRHDRVTFTHFRNGLLSVLGGEGPSPAPSTRPAVSTPPQSDDDSSGREVAPKFTFGLKKYGRRSRPQRIDSNVSPRHRVASESRLDVERSKQRMKCKRSSSAMESRIDLRLDDEDAPKLDHEQRVDTDRALKLCQSLEMHGVNRKLIQQVFDSSKTDEMSLGEFFDRLNVSLQTTIDSSLNESISDVSTCIDNDTVPSDVIVEAWERAGVQKPRRLLQELGFTIAAIEPRDLEQSLDEEIQALGFPSEISEPRSLLLLASNTLSRLQIERIRSKFEMVVAERNKLRSDLSEANRRARMLAQDVDENHAQIEAELKNRMKAMELKHAEMSRLAAEEAAAERERASRESSRLAADIARRVDLEAQLRIDLATRTQRCQDLEERISECENRHNEIEREGARALEEARVAAQREAERAEREHAAAEQCAERLAELRADNARLRDRVDELAAALEAAARAPRPSSAPTSPLTLNTLQRECSVEDGHIEMRRPSQELLGELKMLSTENASCEHCCGQWERVGALCAVPSAPDDELAQLRASHEAEISNLKSIITELEGSLDAMRGEYERCEEYWAARLQRERDEQRAADELLAELADKVAAYERQFASSSRVAPPALPAVPETVLEDQYAQLEAEMQQLREETDARLARQVPFRPP, from the exons ATGGATGGTGTCTCCATGAATCACTATGAAAAACAGCTGTACAGTGTGTTCAAAACCTTCGACATAAATAACGAAGAAGCCTTAGATAGATCTGCTGTTCTTGAGTTATGTGACGCGTTACAGCTTGAGGATCGAGGAGCTACACTAGTTGACACGCTATTCGACGGGCGGCATGACCGTGTCACCTTCACTCACTTTCGCAACGGGCTACTCTCTGTACTTGGCGGCGAGGGTCCTTCACCGGCACCCAGCACCCGACCAGCAGTATCTACACCACCGCAAAGTGACGACGATTCTTCAGGCCGAGAAGTTGCTCCGAAATTCACCTTTGGATTGAAAAAATATGGTCGTCGATCGCGACCACAACGGATAGATTCAAACGTGTCTCCGCGACATCGTGTGGCTTCCGAGTCGCGTTTAGATGTCGAACGTTCTAAACAACGTATGAAGTGTAAACGAAGCTCTTCAGCTATGGAAAGTCGCATTGACTTACGTCTCGATGATGAAGACGCTCCAAAGCTGGACCATGAGCAGCGCGTCGACACAGATCGAGCTCTAAAGCTTTGCCAAAGCTTGGAAATGCATGGTGTGAATAGAAAGCTTATTCAACAAGTATTTGATTCATCAAAAACTGATGAAATGAGTTTAGGTGAATTTTTTGATAGACTTAATGTATCTCTCCAGACAACAATTGATAGTAGCCTTAATGAAAGTATTTCTGATGTAAGCACATGTATAGATAATGATACTGTCCCTAGTGATGTAATTGTAGAGGCCTGGGAGAGAGCAGGAGTTCAGAAGCCTAGAAGACTGCTTCAAGAATTAGGCTTCACAATAGCTGCTATTGAACCCAGAGATCTTGAACAATCACTTGATGAAGAAATACAAGCTTTGGGATTCCCATCAGAGATTTCAGAACCACGatctttattgttattagCTTCCAATACATTGAGCAGACTTCAAATAGAAAGAATTCGTAGTAAATTTGAAATGGTTGTTGCTGAACGCAACAAACTGAGATCTGACCTTTCGGAAGCTAATCGGCGAGCAAGGATGTTAGCACAAGATGTTGATGAGAACCATGCGCAGATAGAAGCAGAGCTAAAAAATAGAATGAAGGCAATGGAATTGAAACACGCTGAAATGTCGCGATTGGCTGCTGAAGAAGCTGCAGCAGAGCGCGAACGGGCATCACGCGAGTCCAGTCGTCTGGCTGCAGATATCGCGCGCCGCGTTGATCTCGAGGCACAGCTGCGGATAGATCTAGCAACCCGCACACAACGTTGCCAAGATCTGGAG GAACGAATCAGTGAGTGTGAAAATCGTCATAATGAAATCGAGCGTGAAGGAGCCCGAGCATTGGAAGAAGCCCGAGTTGCCGCCCAACGCGAAGCGGAACGCGCAGAGAGAGAACACGCTGCCGCCGAGCAGTGTGCTGAACGTCTTGCTGAACTGCGTGCCGACAACGCTCGCCTTAGAGACCGTGTCGACGAGTTGGCTGCCGCGCTTGAGGCTGCTGCCCGTGCCCCCCGCCCATCATCAGCTCCTACCAGTCCTTTAACCCTCAATACGCTTCAG cgTGAATGCTCAGTTGAGGATGGACATATAGAAATGCGTAGGCCATCTCAGGAGCTTCTAGGTGAACTCAAGATGTTGTCTACAGAAAATGCAAGCTGTGAGCATTGTTGTGGGCAGTGGGAGAGAGTGGGAGCACTATGCGCGGTCCCAAGTGCCCCAGATGATGAACTGGCCCAACTGAGGGCATCACATGAGGCTGAAATATCGAATCTCAAGAGTATAATCAC GGAGCTGGAAGGTAGCTTGGATGCGATGCGCGGTGAGTACGAGCGCTGCGAAGAATATTGGGCAGCGAGGCTGCAGCGCGAACGGGACGAACAGCGCGCTGCTGATGAACTGCTGGCGGAGTTGGCGGATAAGGTGGCGGCCTATGAGCGCCAGTTCGCGTCTTCGTCGCGCGTAGCGCCACCGGCTCTGCCGGCCGTGCCAGAGACAGTACTGGAAGACCAGTACGCACAGCTGGAGGCCGAGATGCAACAGCTGCGGGAGGAGACCGATGCTCGCCTTGCGCGACAGGTACCCTTCAGACCGCCTTAG
- the LOC111003715 gene encoding uncharacterized protein LOC111003715 isoform X2, translated as MVMCFWVFLNLCALWWAGASARSLDPSACAARFDVQRDKIIRTEESREMGARYLAELDVGARPECLRLCCETDSCDVFVFEEKSPGSCYLFACGPPEDFRCKFTAHGNFSSGVLAISRRLAELQDQERLAPLRHQLADLSRGRSTSTTPTPPLAPHPPPRPTPSHSSPRVAATSTHCSRYQFACATGGECVAVYNACDGVPQCADGSDEAPELACPQAPGPPVPATTAAPPPTLTQVRLESEVDTGGDLSVAEAAAVADAAELWPHRLTQAQPQHHYNDAVPAPVTGDAATGPHIFSHTGGLVQQLGEPAAPGLSWARHSWPQPHRAEPEWPPQQPAAPPGYWPDTERIWSPHRLPPASAQRVMEQRDSAMDNTMPELPLIYGGDRGAVLRDSPKKGFELMAAADRVPYTPPPSLPPRAMVPNAVMQPNAPHPQQTIPIEHSPTPLENTTKKKVLKDIQPELDNTIAAANQNGKLAVPTEQERSKQVKQRAPTEQHGDIGRVDMGQHEHWASDEHEGLSEHPPAALMLLVLGTLLTAALGALAGCRLRAASRRRRHHKRYALDADYLVNGMYL; from the exons ATGGTGATGTGTTTTTGGGTGTTTTTAAACTTGTGCGCGTTGTGGTGGGCGGGTGCGAGTGCGCGGTCGCTAGATCCAAGTGCGTGCGCGGCGCGCTTTGACGTGCAGCGCGATAAGATCATCCGGACGGAGGAATCGCGAGAGATGGGCGCGCGATACCTAGCTGAGCTAGACGTAGGAGCACGCCCAGAGTGCTTGCGCCTCTGCTGCGAGACTGACAGCTGCGATGTCTTCGTGTTTGAGGAAAAG AGCCCTGGCAGTTGTTATCTATTCGCCTGTGGACCGCCCGAAGACTTTCGTTGCAAATTCACGGCTCATGGCAACTTCAGCAGCGGCGTACTGGCAATCAGTCGCCGCCTCGCAGAGTTACAGGACCAGGAGCGTCTAGCGCCATTAAGGCACCAACTTGCCGACTTAAG CCGCGGGCGTAGCACGTCTACGACTCCGACACCACCGCTGGCACCTCACCCACCGCCTCGTCCGACTCCATCGCATTCATCCCCACGAGTTGCTGCTACCTCCACGCACTGCAGCCGTTACCAGTTCGCGTGCGCTACTGGCGGCGAATGTGTGGCAGTATACAATGCCTGTGATGGTGTTCCTCAATGTGCAGATGGCAGCGATGAAGCACCTGAGCTCGCTTGCCCACAGGCACCAGGTCCACCAGTTCCTGCTACCACAGCCGCACCACCGCCCACACTCACGCAA GTGCGACTCGAATCCGAAGTAGACACTGGCGGTGATCTCAGCGTTGCGGAAGCGGCAGCGGTAGCAGATGCGGCTGAGCTCTGGCCTCATCGTCTGACGCAAGCACAGCCACAACATCACTATAACGACG CGGTACCTGCCCCGGTGACAGGGGATGCAGCAACAGGCCCACATATTTTTAGTCACACAGGTGGCTTGGTGCAACAATTAGGCGAGCCAGCGGCGCCAGGGCTCAGTTGGGCGCGTCACTCTTGGCCTCAACCACATCGAGCTGAACCTGAATGGCCCCCTCAACAGCCAGCCGCACCTCCTGGCTATTGGCCTGACACCGAACGCATTTGGTCACCGCATCGCCTTCCACCCGCTTCAGCACAGAGa GTAATGGAGCAAAGGGACAGTGCAATGGACAACACAATGCCTGAGCTGCCATTAATATATGGAGGAGACCGTGGCGCAGTGCTACGAGATTCGCCCAAGAAAGGTTTTGAGCTGATGGCGGCCGCCGATCGTGTACCGTATACGCCACCGCCTTCGCTACCACCTAGAGCGATGGTTCCAAACGCTGTGATGCAGCCAAACGCACCACATCCCCAGCAGACCATACCAATAGAGCATTCGCCTACACCACTCGAAAACACCACCAAGAAAAAAGTTCTTAAAGACATACAACCA GAGTTAGATAACACGATTGCGGCTGCGAATCAAAATGGGAAGCTAGCGGTACCAACCGAGCAAGAGCGTTCAAAACAGGTCAAACAACGGGCTCCAACTGAGCAGCATGGAGATATCGGAAGAGTTGATATGGGTCAGCACGAGCATTGGGCCAGTGATGAGCACGAAGGTCTCAGCGAACACCCGCCTGCTGCCCTGATGCTACTTGTTCTCG GCACTCTGCTAACCGCGGCGTTGGGCGCGTTGGCGGGCTGTCGGCTGCGTGCTGCATCACGCCGCCGTCGCCATCACAAGCGGTATGCGCTCGATGCAGATTACCTCGTCAACGGCATGTACCTTTAG
- the LOC111003715 gene encoding uncharacterized protein LOC111003715 isoform X1, producing the protein MVMCFWVFLNLCALWWAGASARSLDPSACAARFDVQRDKIIRTEESREMGARYLAELDVGARPECLRLCCETDSCDVFVFEEKSPGSCYLFACGPPEDFRCKFTAHGNFSSGVLAISRRLAELQDQERLAPLRHQLADLSRGRSTSTTPTPPLAPHPPPRPTPSHSSPRVAATSTHCSRYQFACATGGECVAVYNACDGVPQCADGSDEAPELACPQAPGPPVPATTAAPPPTLTQVRLESEVDTGGDLSVAEAAAVADAAELWPHRLTQAQPQHHYNDAAVPAPVTGDAATGPHIFSHTGGLVQQLGEPAAPGLSWARHSWPQPHRAEPEWPPQQPAAPPGYWPDTERIWSPHRLPPASAQRVMEQRDSAMDNTMPELPLIYGGDRGAVLRDSPKKGFELMAAADRVPYTPPPSLPPRAMVPNAVMQPNAPHPQQTIPIEHSPTPLENTTKKKVLKDIQPELDNTIAAANQNGKLAVPTEQERSKQVKQRAPTEQHGDIGRVDMGQHEHWASDEHEGLSEHPPAALMLLVLGTLLTAALGALAGCRLRAASRRRRHHKRYALDADYLVNGMYL; encoded by the exons ATGGTGATGTGTTTTTGGGTGTTTTTAAACTTGTGCGCGTTGTGGTGGGCGGGTGCGAGTGCGCGGTCGCTAGATCCAAGTGCGTGCGCGGCGCGCTTTGACGTGCAGCGCGATAAGATCATCCGGACGGAGGAATCGCGAGAGATGGGCGCGCGATACCTAGCTGAGCTAGACGTAGGAGCACGCCCAGAGTGCTTGCGCCTCTGCTGCGAGACTGACAGCTGCGATGTCTTCGTGTTTGAGGAAAAG AGCCCTGGCAGTTGTTATCTATTCGCCTGTGGACCGCCCGAAGACTTTCGTTGCAAATTCACGGCTCATGGCAACTTCAGCAGCGGCGTACTGGCAATCAGTCGCCGCCTCGCAGAGTTACAGGACCAGGAGCGTCTAGCGCCATTAAGGCACCAACTTGCCGACTTAAG CCGCGGGCGTAGCACGTCTACGACTCCGACACCACCGCTGGCACCTCACCCACCGCCTCGTCCGACTCCATCGCATTCATCCCCACGAGTTGCTGCTACCTCCACGCACTGCAGCCGTTACCAGTTCGCGTGCGCTACTGGCGGCGAATGTGTGGCAGTATACAATGCCTGTGATGGTGTTCCTCAATGTGCAGATGGCAGCGATGAAGCACCTGAGCTCGCTTGCCCACAGGCACCAGGTCCACCAGTTCCTGCTACCACAGCCGCACCACCGCCCACACTCACGCAA GTGCGACTCGAATCCGAAGTAGACACTGGCGGTGATCTCAGCGTTGCGGAAGCGGCAGCGGTAGCAGATGCGGCTGAGCTCTGGCCTCATCGTCTGACGCAAGCACAGCCACAACATCACTATAACGACG CAGCGGTACCTGCCCCGGTGACAGGGGATGCAGCAACAGGCCCACATATTTTTAGTCACACAGGTGGCTTGGTGCAACAATTAGGCGAGCCAGCGGCGCCAGGGCTCAGTTGGGCGCGTCACTCTTGGCCTCAACCACATCGAGCTGAACCTGAATGGCCCCCTCAACAGCCAGCCGCACCTCCTGGCTATTGGCCTGACACCGAACGCATTTGGTCACCGCATCGCCTTCCACCCGCTTCAGCACAGAGa GTAATGGAGCAAAGGGACAGTGCAATGGACAACACAATGCCTGAGCTGCCATTAATATATGGAGGAGACCGTGGCGCAGTGCTACGAGATTCGCCCAAGAAAGGTTTTGAGCTGATGGCGGCCGCCGATCGTGTACCGTATACGCCACCGCCTTCGCTACCACCTAGAGCGATGGTTCCAAACGCTGTGATGCAGCCAAACGCACCACATCCCCAGCAGACCATACCAATAGAGCATTCGCCTACACCACTCGAAAACACCACCAAGAAAAAAGTTCTTAAAGACATACAACCA GAGTTAGATAACACGATTGCGGCTGCGAATCAAAATGGGAAGCTAGCGGTACCAACCGAGCAAGAGCGTTCAAAACAGGTCAAACAACGGGCTCCAACTGAGCAGCATGGAGATATCGGAAGAGTTGATATGGGTCAGCACGAGCATTGGGCCAGTGATGAGCACGAAGGTCTCAGCGAACACCCGCCTGCTGCCCTGATGCTACTTGTTCTCG GCACTCTGCTAACCGCGGCGTTGGGCGCGTTGGCGGGCTGTCGGCTGCGTGCTGCATCACGCCGCCGTCGCCATCACAAGCGGTATGCGCTCGATGCAGATTACCTCGTCAACGGCATGTACCTTTAG